Genomic segment of Paenibacillus antri:
ATATGCATGTAACCGTCGCCGACGATCACTTCGACGCGCGGATTGTCGAGCTCGCCCGCGATCGTCGGGAGATACTTCTTCGAATATTCGATGACTTTGCCGTCGATGTCGACGAGCACGGCCTTCTTCACCTTCGGGTGCTTCATCACTTCGCGGATGACCCCGCCGTCGCCGCCGCCGACCACGAGCACGTTCTCCGGGTTCGGATGCGTCACGAGCGCCGGATGCGCCACCATCTCATGGTAGACGAACTCGTCGCGCACGCTCGTCATGACCATGCCGTCGAGGGTAAGCATCGTGCCCCATTCTTCCGTCTCGATCATCGTCAGATGCTGGAAGTCCGTCTGCTCGTTCTCGTATGTTCTCGTCACCTTCATCGTGATGCCGAAATTGTCGGTTTGCTTCTCCGTATACCATAAATCCATGGTTAAATCCCTCTCTTCGTCCATATCCGTAAGGTTCCAAGTTCTTCCGCGCGAAACCGCAACAAGATGTATTATAGAGAACTTGCCTAAAAATGCAACCAAAGTATAGCCCGTAACGTTTCCTCCCATAATGGGGAGTAAGGTATCATTTTCCTTAAGGAGTGTCAGATCGGCGAAGGAGCGATTCCCATGGACGAACCGTTGCATCAACCGCCGCGTCTCGCGGCGCGCCGCGAACCCGCTCCGCTTCGATTCCTGCGGGTCGTGAAGCGGCTTATCGTATTTTCGATCGCTATGATCGTCTTAGCGTGCGTCCTGTTCGCGGGACTGCTGCTCTACTTGCGCGTGCAGCCGATGCCGCCGGTGTCGTTCTCGCAGTCGACCGAGCTGCTCGACGTTCACGGCACGCTCATCGATTCGTTCCACAACGGGCAAAACCGGCACATCGTCGACCTCTCCAGCATCTCGCCCAATATGCTCAAGGCGACGCTCGCCATCGAGGATAAGCGGTTTTACCGCCATTTCGGCATAGACCCTAGGGGGCTCGCCCGCGCGATCTGGTATAACATTCGCTCACTCGACGCGAACGGCCAAGGCGCCAGCACGCTGACGCAGCAGCTCGCGCGCAACTTGTTTCTCACCCACGAGAAGACGTTGTCGCGGAAGATCAAGGAAGCGATGTACGCGCTGCAGCTCGAGATGGCGTATACGAAAGACGAGATCCTCGCGATGTATTTGAATCAAATTTACTTCGGACACGGCGCATACGGCATCGAAGCCGCGTCGAATTTGTATTTCGGCAAGCGCGCGTCCGAGCTGAACCTCGCCGAAAGCTCGATGCTCGCCGGGGTCATGAAGAGCTGGAAGTACTATTCGCCGCACATGGATTACGAGCGGTCGCGCGAGCGGCAGAAGCTCGTGCTGACGACCATGGCCGGGCAAGGGATCATTACGGACGCGCAAGCGAAGGCCGCTTATGCGGAAGAACCGAACCTCCTGCCCCTGACGGAAAAGGAATCCTCCAAAGCCCCCTACTTCCGGGACTATGTCCGCAGCGTCGCCGTCGGCAAGCTCGGCATCGACGAGCGGCTGTACGACTCCGGGGGACTCCGGATCTTTACGACGCTCGACCTGCACGCGCAGGCGAACGCGGAGGCCGCGGTCGCGAAATATTTGGAGCCGCACGAAGAGCTGCAAGCCGCGCTCGTCTCGATCGACCCGCGCAACGGACATATCCAGGCGATGGTCGGCGGCCGGAATTACGAGGAGAACCAATACAACCGCGCGTTCGCGACGACGCGGCAGCCGGGATCTTCGTTCAAGCCTATCCTGTATCTGACGGCGCTGCAGCAGGAAGGCTTCACGGCCGTCACCCGATTCATGAGCGAGCCGACCGTCTTCACCTACGACGACGGAAGGAAGACGTATTCGCCGCAGAACTACGGGAACAAATACCCGAACAAGCTGGTGGACCTGCGTTACGCCATCTCGAAGTCGGATAATATCTATGCGGTGAACACGATTATGCAAGTCGGTCCGGAACGGGTAATCGAGACGGCGAAGAGCCTCGGCATCACGAGCGAGATGGAGCCGCTGCCGTCGCTCGCCCTCGGGACGTACCCGGTCAGCCCGTACGAGATGGCGTCCGCGTTCGCCACGATCGCGGGCGGCGGCGTCCGGCGGGAGCCGGTCGCGATTTTGCGGATCGAGGACATGTACGGCCGGGTGCTGTACGAGGCGAAGCCGCGCGAGCAGCAGGTCGTGGCGCCGCAATACGCGTACATTCTCACGCACTTGATGCAGAGCGTGTTCGACGACGGCGGCACCGGGCGGCGCGTGTCCGACCTGATCAAGCGGCCCGTCGCCGGCAAGACCGGCACGACGAACACCGACGCTTGGATGGTCGGCTACACGCCGGAGCTCGCGACGGCCGTCTGGGTCGGCTACGACAAAGGCCGGGCCGTCACCTCCGTCGAAGCGCACACCGCCTCGCCGATCTTCGCGGACTTTACGGAGCGGACGCTGTCGGCGGTTCCGCCGAAGCTGTTCGAGGTGCCGGAGGGCGTGACGACCGTATACATCGATCCGGCGACGGGGCTGCTGGCGACGGCCGACTGCCCGAATCCGCGGTTAGAGTCGTTCATCGCCGGCACCGAGCCGACCGAATCGTGCGCCGGCCACGGCGCCGAACCGCTGCCCGGGCAGCAGGACGCGCCGCATCAGGAGCAAGAGCGCAATTGGTGGGACGATCTGAAGCGTTGGTGGAACAGCTAGCCTTGTTGCGAACCCGGGGAGCTTACGGCTCTCCGGGTTTCTTTTCTTTTCCCGCCCCTTCTCCCCGACTTCCCTTCGCTCAGCTCCGCGGCCGGGACAGCGTTACTCGGCGCACCGCCGCGCAGCGTTCGCGCCGCGTCGCATCGCGTCGCATCGCGTCCGTCGAACGGGGATACCTCCCGTTTTCCCCATTTTCTTTTGCACGGAAACCTTATACTATGGAAGCAATTAGAATGTATCGGAGGCGGATAGCAATGGCAGGGGAACGATACCGGAAGGATTGGCCTACTTCGACCGAGACGCCCGCGAAGGCGACGGTCGTGCTCGTCCACGGGCAAGGCGAACACAGCGGACGCTACGCGCACGTCGCTGCCGCGTTGAATGCGGCGGGGTACGACGTCGTATCCGGCGACTTGCCGGGACACGGCCGTTCCGGAGGGCTGCGCGGCCATATCGACCGGTTCGACGAATTCGTCGACGTCGTCTCGTCTTGGATCGAGGACGCCCGGAGCCGTCGACCGGATATGCCGGTCTTCCTGCTCGGGCACAGCGTCGGAGGGCTCGTCGCCGCGCGGCTGCTGCAGACGTCGCCGCTCGTCGGCGCGCTGTCGGGCGTCGTCCTGACGTCGCCGGCCTTCCGGCTGCGATTCCCGATCCCGCCATGGAAGGAAGCGCTCGGCCGGCGGCTCGACGGCGTGCTGCCCCGGCTGCGCATGCCGAGCGGCTTGAAGCAGCAGCGCGTCACGCGCAGCGAAGACGTTCTGCTCGCGACGGCCGCCGACCCGCTGATGGTGTACGTCGCGAGCGTACGCTTCTACAACGAGCTGCTGCGCGCGCAAACGGCGGCTCTCGCCGAAGCCGAGGCGATCGCGCTGCCGCTGCTCCTGCTGCACGGGGGCGCGGACGAAATTATCGCGCCCGAGCCTTCGCTCGACTTCGGGCGCCGCGTCGCTTCGACGGACAAAGACGTACGCCTGCTGCCCGGCCTGCATCACGAAATCATGAACGAGCCGGAGCGGGACGACGTGCTGCGCGACATCGTCGGTTGGCTCGACCGTCATGCCGGCGCAGCGGAGACGTAAGGCAACGCAAGCCGCGGCGTCCCACAATAAAGAAGACTCGTCTGGCGACGAGTCCTTAGGGTTCGAGCGTTTGCATCATGCGAGCAGGGGGCGTGGGTCATACGCTCCGCATGCTTCGCACGATAAAACGAATTCGCGCAACATGAGAAAAACCAACCGCAATCGTTCGGCTGAACGAAGGTCAATCCAGGAGAAGGAGCGCGGGAACAGGCGCACTTCCTCCTCATGGAATGCTTCAAGCTTTTTTACTTCCTGATATGTTAATAATAAATCGTCATTCCTCTCCGGCGGGCGGCATGGAGCCGCGCTTCGGTCCGTTCGGTTCCGGCGGACCGTTCGCATCTCGGCTTCGGACGACGATCGCGGCGGTAGCCGTCTTCCCGCCGTACTCGGCCCGGATGAACGTATGCCCCTCGCCGATCCCCGTCAACGTCAAGCCATCGACGCTTACGACCCCGGAAGCGACGGCGGAGAGCGCGACGTCTTCCGTCAACGCGACCGGCGTCGTTGCCCCGGTGTATATCCCGAACACTTGAGCGGTCGCGATCTGTCCGACGTCGATTCGAGTCTCGGAGAGATCCAACCGAATCGCTGCAAGTCTAGGGGCTTCCGGATCCGGAGGACCGCCTGTATCGCCGCGCTCGACGACGATCTCGGCGGACGCCGACAAGCCTTCGTATTCGATTCGGATGACTGCATTGCCTTTCGTCGCGCCCGTCACGGTCAATCCTTGGATCGAGACGACGCCGGCGGGCTCCGCGGTCAACGCAACCCCTTCCTTGAGGACAACCTCCTCTCGATCCGCGTCGAACGGATTGTCGTACGTACCGTACACTTGAACCGTCACCGATTCTCCGATCCCGATCGTCGACTTCGGCAGCGCGATGCGAATCGATTCCAGCGCGCCTCTGCCGACCGACGCGCGAAGCGTCTTCTGCATACCGCCGTAAGCGACGCTCAGTACGGCTTCGCCCGCGGCGACGCCCGTCGCCGACGCGCCGCTGACGCTCACGGCTTCGCCCGACGCCACCGTCACCTCCGGCACGACGTCGACGGCCAAAGGCCCGAACCAAGCCGTCGCGGCAATCGGCTTCGTCTCGCCGGTCAGAAGCTCCAGCGCATCGGGAACAAGCGCCAGATCGCTCAATGCGTGAACCGTCGCGGAGATCGCGTACGGCGCCGACCGGCTGATTCCCTTAACCGCGTACGCGATGTAGTCGTGCGATCCCGCCTCGGGCGACGGGACCGTAACGGACACCGGCGCGTCGAGACCGGCGGCGGGCGCCTCCGCCACGACGACGCCGTTCTCTTCCACGACGATGCTCGCACCCTCCGACGCCGCCGCCTTAAATACGACGTCGCTGCCCGCCGTCAGGTGCGAATACGGCTCCTCGTACATGCGGAACGACGCCACCTCGCTTGGCTCCAGCGCGGTCGACACCTGCACATTGTCGATATAGGCGTTGGCCACGTAAGTCGCCGGCACGACCATAAACACGCGCATATATTTCGCGGCGGCATGCGCGGTATTCGTCAACGCTTCCGTCCCCCAACGGCCCTGCGGCACGGTCGCTTCTTTGCTCCACGGGCCGGGATTCACCGCGGCGCTAGTGCTCAACATGACCTTGTTCGCGTCGTAATACCGCGTCTGCAGAATCGGCCGGTTGGAGCTGCGCCCCGGCGGATTGTCCCCTCGGTACACATCGACGGAAGCCGTATACGTCTTTCCGCCGACGACGGGAATGAAGTCGGATTCGGCCGCCACTTCGATGGTCGTACTATTATCGTAGAGAAGCAAGCTTTGCGTTCCGCTTTTCACCGTGTCTTGCGACAACCGCACGTAGGCGTCCGCCGTATACTTGTCGAGATTGCGCTGCGTCCACCCCGGAATCGCCCCGTCCGCGCCCGCGCTCTCGAAGCCCGGATTCGTCAGCTTCAGCTGACCGAGGACCGGCTGCTCCGGCGGAAGCTCGAACGGAACGCTCTTCGTCACCTTCACGTTATCGTAATACGCGTCCGTCGCCCATCCGAGCGAGCAGAACAACACGATTCTTCCCGCGACGGCCCCTTCCGGCGCGATCGAGCTGAAATTCGCGGAGCTCCATGCGCCGAGCGAGCCTTGATGGTACGCGGCCGGCGCCGGCGTCAGCTTGATCTCCTGCCCGTTCGCGTCGTAATACCGCATCGCGGCGATCGTTCGACCGGACGCCAAGTAGATGTCGGCCGAGACTTTGTACTCGGCTCCCGGCTCCACGGCGAACGGGAGCGAGATGACGCCGACTTCTTGCGTATCGGTCGAATCGAAGACCCTAAGGCTGCTCTCGCCTTCCGACGCGCGAGACCCGCTGATTTCGTAGTAGCCCGCCGTCGTCGACCGGCCGAAGTTGTCCCAACCTGGAATCGTGCCGTCCGCCGTTTGCGTTTCGAAGCCGTTATTGACGAGCGGAACGGCAACGTCCGCATACAGCGGCGGCATCTCTTGCGAAACCGTAATTTTCTTCAGCATATCCGCCGTGTTGAAATACAAGTTCCCGTCCGGCCCGATCGTCATCAGGTTCGTCTTCGTCCCGGGAACCTGCGCGTGCGCCATCGTATTCGTGTCGACCGCGGTTACGGCGCTGCCTAGCGTCGTGTACAGAACGCCGTCGCCCTTCGGGTCCCACAGCAGCTTAACCGGCACCCAATAGTGGCTGAAATCCCAGTTGGTCGGATAAATTTCCTTCTGCTTCGCAACCTTGTACCCGTCGGCCGGATCCATCGCGAAAATCGTCCCGTAGGCGGCCGCCCACAGCAGACCGTCCGGTCCGACCGACAAGCCGCCGATCGACCGGGCCGCCACGCCGCTCGCTTGCGCGACATCCGGGGAGAACGCGGTCACCAGCCGTTCCTCCGCCACGTCCCAGACGAACACCTTCGCCTTGTCCGCCGCCGGATCGATGCCCAGACCGCCCCATACGGTCGTGGAACCGTACAACATCCCGTCATGATACGCCAACCCCATCACGCTCTGATATTCCAGCGGGCCGCCGGGCTGGAACATCTCGGCGAATACTTTCCATTCCGTGCCGTCGTAGACGGTCAGGGCGCCTCCGAGCTCCCCGGTCTTCGGGATCGTTCCGATAAACAACCGGTCGGGGGAAACCGCCAATGCGAACGGGCGATCCTGCTTGCCGCCGATATGATAGATCGACTTCGGGTTGTCGTCGCCGATCGGCTGCTTCGTGTCGAGCTCGTAGATATAGCCTCCGGGGTATTCGCCGAAGACGACCTTGTCGCCCCACGCGATCATCCCTTCGGCCTGCCCCATCCGAAAATGCTCGATCTCCCCGGTGTCGATGTCGTACCGGGCGCCCTTCGTCCCTTGGTAGCCGGTGCTGTAAATCAACCCGTCGGGTCCGGTCGCGATCGATTGAATCGATACCGGAGTCCCCGAGATAATAGACGGGAAGCTGGTCGCGACGCCCTTCTCGACATTCGCGATTAACGGAGCGCCGTTGAACGTCACCGTGACCAGCGACGCGCCCGGGAACTGCTCCTGATCGTCCAGCTCGACCCAAGCGCCGGTCCGGATGTACGTGCCGAACGCGATTCCGGTGCCCGCCACTTCCTCCGTCGTCAGATCGAACGTCTTCAGCTCTCCGTCGGCCGGGAAATACACTTTGCCGTCTTTCTCCGGAGACACGAACAAGCCTCTATAATTTTCAACGATGTCGACCCAGCGCTCGTTCTCCAAATCGTAGATGAAGAGCGACGTCGGACTCGTGCTCATCATGACGAACAAATAATGACCGACGGCATTCATGGAATACACGGTGGGAGCGTCGGCGGGCGAGAACAGAGCATTTTCCGGAAAAGGGATTTGCGTCTTCGCGCCGTCGGCCGGATCGATCCGAAACAAGCCGCCCTTCGTCCCGGTTCCCGCGTACAAATACCCTTCGTAATACGCGATCCCCCGCACGTATTGCTGCGCCTCGGCCAGCCGGTCGGTCAGCAGCGTCAGCTCGTCTTGCGCCGGGTCGTACACGAACACCTTCCCGCTCGGATATCCGCCGCCATAGACGCGATCCGATTCGTCCACTACGATCGAATACAGCGATGTCGCCTCCGGCACGGCTCCGATCGTTCGAACCTGCTTCGTTACGGGAGAATACACGTACAATGCGTTGCCCGCCACGGTGTACACATTGCCTTGAGAGTCGATGGCATGACCCCAGGATTGGCCTCCGCCGCTTAAGGGAAGCTCCCGGACGACCCGGTTCGTATCCAGATCGACGACGCTGAAGATGGCGGAATGCACGGCGGAACCCGCTACCGTGGTGTACATCACGTCTTTCCCGTCCTCCGCGCCGAACGCGGCATTGAACGTATTCGGCGCCGTGACCTGGGTGCCGAGATCCTCGGGAACCGAGAACGTTCTCGGAACGACGACGGCATCCGCCGCCGACGCGTTCGAATCCGGCGCGGCCGGTAAGACGACCGCGCCGATCAACGCCGCGGACAACGCGACGGGAGCGAATTTTTTCCAACGACCGATAACGCTTTCAAACATCGCATCACAACCTTTCGAATTTGTCGCGCAAAACCTAGTTTACACGTGGATCACATAAAAGGAATTAACTTCTATTAACCTCCTAAAATAATAGTTGTGGTTCATTTGTAGTTCATTTTAAAGAAACAAAAACGGAATATCAACGTGAAAATGTGCGTGAAAACAAAAAAAGTCCATCCTGCACCCTTTGTGGGCTGCAAGATGAACCTTCATCCTTGCGTATGCGTTTTCCCTTCCCTGATCAACGTATGAAACATTTGAATAAGGCCTTCTTCGTCGATCAGCTTCGAGTAGTATTGCCCGAGACACTTCCCGAACGTCTCGATCTCCTCGGGAACCAACCCCAACCGGTCGTGAGCGGCGAAGCTCGGGATCATTTCGCGGTAAATATCGAACCGCCTCGGCGCGTTCGGCAGCTCCGACGCGATCCCGTCCGCGACCCGCTTGTTCGCGGGAAGCGTGAACGTGCCGCGGCGAATCGTCGTCGCCGCTTCCTCCGATAAGAGAAAACTCGCCAGGCTTTCCGCCTCTTTCTTCTGCGCCGACGACGCGTTGACGCCGACGCCGGTGCACAGCAGCAGCGTATCGGCGCTTCCGCCCTCGGATCGCGGCAGCTGCGCGATGTCGAACGGAAACCCCGCGTCCGCCAGCTCGTTCAACCGATAATACGTCGTCAGAATGACGGACACCTTCTCCTGCTTGAAGAGCAGCTCTACGTCGTGCAAGCTGAACGACAGCATGCGCGGAAACAAGCCGTCTTCGTGGATGAGCTCCCGCACGTCCCGGAACGCTTCCAGCCGGTTCGATCGTCCCGGATGCGGAAGCCCGTCCTCCCGGGCGAAGGAGACGCCGTTTTGCAGCAGGAAGATCGGCCACCGGTTGTTGGAGGATAAGTGGAAGAACAAGCCGTACCGGCTCTCCCCGGCCAGCTTCTTCAACGTTTGCCTCAGGTCGCCCCACGTCCAGCTGCTGTCCGGCTCGAACGCTCCCGCCTCCCGGAAGTGATCGCGATTGTAGCACAGGATCACGGGCGAAAACACGAACGGCCGCAAGAAAACCCGATCCGGCTCCGTATGTTCCATAAAAAGCTTATTTAAAAAGGGGAACGAGCTTGCCTGCGGAGCCTGGGGCTCGAATAACGAAAGAAGGCTGTTGTCCCGGAAATATAAATAGTCCAGATTGTTCAGCAGCACGACGTCTACGACGCCGTACGCCAACAGCTGCCGGATGGAATCCGGATTCGAGTACGGGAGCGTGACCGTCTCCACGCGAACCTCGGGATGCTCTCGCCGATACGACGCCAACAAGTCGTTCAGCTTCGCGTCCGCGTATAACGACGGGTACAGCCCGAGGCGCAGCGCGTTCTGCCGGCCCGACGCCGCCACCTGCGTGCCCACGCGCGGGACCTTCCGGATCAAGCCTTCTTCCACCAGCTTCCCCATCGCGGCGCGGACGGAGTTTTTGCTCAGATCGAACTGTTCGGCGAACGCGACCTCCGACGGCAAATAATCGCCGACCTGATAGGTGCCGTTCGCCAGATTCGTTCGGATATGGGCGATCAGTTGATTGGAACGATCTACGAATGTTTTACGATCGGGCTTAGCCATGACATAGTCCCCTTCGACCGGCTCCACGCGAAAAACCGCCCCCGCGCGACGCCTCGCGCGAAAGCGGCCGATCCGTCTACCCCAGCTTCTCCTTCAACTCATCGGTCGAAGCGTCCCACATGCCTTCGTTGTACTCGATCAGGCATCGCTTCAACGCCGCCTTCTCCCCGTCGGATAACCCGTCCAAGACGATGCGCCGCTTCATCGCGTAATCCATCTTGTTCACGTGATCCGCGAGAATCTTCCACCCGCGCCGCGCTTCGGTATCGACCAGCATCTCGCAAGCCGTCGCTCCCGCGTAATACATGCCTTCTTCGCGCTTGTCGACCGCGATCCACACGATCCAACAGCGGCGGCCGTTCGGCACGTCTTCCTTGTTCGCGGAAAACTTGATGCCCTTCTCCACCTTGCTCTTCGCATGCAGGGCGCCCAGATCGATGTAAGCTTCTTCCCCGTCCTTATCGATAATGACGGCCGATACGTTGTTCAAATCGATGGAGCCCGCGCCGAACCCCTTATGCTCCTTATTGCTGACGACGTTCAGCGCATTGATCTTCTTCCCGCCGACTTCCACGTGCGCCCCCACCTTCGTTCCTCGTTAGAATTTCTTCTATTGTACCCGAAATAATCCCCGGGGGACAAACATATACATCCACTAGACGCTTGTCAACGGGGTGAAAATCATGAAAAAGATGAAGTTAGGCCGCTGGCGGCCGGTCGCGATCGCCGGCGTCGCCTTCGCGGTATGGGTCGCGCTTTGGGGAGAGCTCGGCGCCCCCGCCGACGGCGACAGTTCCTTCGGCGAAGCGGTCGCGACGTTCGGCGTCGCCGGCCCGGAGAAGGCGCCGGCGCCGAAAACGAATGCGGGCCCGAATCCGAACCCGGCTCCGAACGTGGCGCCCCCGGTCCCCGAAAAGCCTCCCGCTCCGAAGCCGATGAGCAACCGCGTCGTGGAATATCACATCGGCGTCGCGCTGGACGCGGACAACCATGCGCTCCACGGCACGCAGACCGTGACCTGGCGCAACCCTGGCAAGGAGAAGGTGCAAGAGCTGTACTTCCACTTATACCCGAACGCGTTCGAATCCGACAAGACGACCTTCATGCGGGAGTCGGGGGGCAAGCTGCGCGAGGATAAGCGGACGGCCAACAGCTATGGCGGCATGACGATCTCCTCGATCGAGACGACCGAGGGGCTCGATCTGACCCATCGTCTCGCGTTCGAGCAGCCCGACGACGGCAACAAGGCGGACAAGACGCTGGCGAAGCTCCGCCTGCCGAAGGCGGTTCCCCCGAACGGAACGGTGACGCTGAAGATGTCGTTCACCGTGCGGCTGCCCGAAGTTTTCGCCCGCATGGGGTACAAGGACGACTTCGTGATGGCCGGGCAATGGTTTCCGAAGATCGCGGTTTACGAGCCCGCCGGGACGCGCGGCCGCACGGCCGAGGGGTGGAACGCTCACCAATATCACGGCAACTCCGAGTATTACGCGGACTTCGGCATCTATAACGTGAAGATCAAGGTTCCGACCGATTACGTCGTCGCGGCCACCGGCTTTCCGCCGAAGCCCGCCGTCGTCGATAAGAAGTCGGGCACGAAGACGTACCACTTCTATGCGGACGACGTGCACGACTTCGCCTGGTCGGCGTCGCCCCACTTCGTCTACGCGGAGGAGCCGTATTCGGCGCCGAACGTGCCCGGCGTCAAGATCAAGCTGTATCTCGATCCGACGCATCTGGAGCTGAAGGAGCGGTATCTCTACGCGGCCAAGAAGTCGCTGCAGCACTTCAGCGAATGGTACGGCCCTTATCCGTACAGCACGCTTTCGATCGTCGTGCCCCCGGAAGGCGCGGGCGGCGCGGGCGGCATGGAGTACCCCACGCTCGTCACCGCCTGGGCGGCCGATTCGGCGGACGTCGGGTACGAGCTCGAACGCGTCGTCGTGCACGAGATCGGCCATCAGTATTGGTACGGCATGGTCGCCAGCAACGAATTCGAAGAGGCGTGGTTGGACGAAGGCTTCACCTCGTACGCCGAGGATAAGCTCATGGAAGCCGAATACGGCTTGACGCCGAGCACGACGCTGGAAGCGAGCTACATGACGAACCCGGCCTCGCTCACCCGCTTCGCCTGGAACTTCGACAGCCACGATCATTA
This window contains:
- the speE gene encoding polyamine aminopropyltransferase translates to MQRFVHGNRSFADLTLLKENDTLLPIMGGNVTGYTLVAFLGKFSIIHLVAVSRGRTWNLTDMDEERDLTMDLWYTEKQTDNFGITMKVTRTYENEQTDFQHLTMIETEEWGTMLTLDGMVMTSVRDEFVYHEMVAHPALVTHPNPENVLVVGGGDGGVIREVMKHPKVKKAVLVDIDGKVIEYSKKYLPTIAGELDNPRVEVIVGDGYMHIAKHKNAYDVIMVDSTEPVGPAVELFSKGFYQGIYEALKEDGIFVAQTDNPWFKADLIQTVNRDVKEIFPIVRVYGANIPTYPSGLWTFTMGSKKHDPLAVEAASIPEFETKYYTPRLHAAAFVLPKFVEDLVK
- a CDS encoding transglycosylase domain-containing protein; this translates as MDEPLHQPPRLAARREPAPLRFLRVVKRLIVFSIAMIVLACVLFAGLLLYLRVQPMPPVSFSQSTELLDVHGTLIDSFHNGQNRHIVDLSSISPNMLKATLAIEDKRFYRHFGIDPRGLARAIWYNIRSLDANGQGASTLTQQLARNLFLTHEKTLSRKIKEAMYALQLEMAYTKDEILAMYLNQIYFGHGAYGIEAASNLYFGKRASELNLAESSMLAGVMKSWKYYSPHMDYERSRERQKLVLTTMAGQGIITDAQAKAAYAEEPNLLPLTEKESSKAPYFRDYVRSVAVGKLGIDERLYDSGGLRIFTTLDLHAQANAEAAVAKYLEPHEELQAALVSIDPRNGHIQAMVGGRNYEENQYNRAFATTRQPGSSFKPILYLTALQQEGFTAVTRFMSEPTVFTYDDGRKTYSPQNYGNKYPNKLVDLRYAISKSDNIYAVNTIMQVGPERVIETAKSLGITSEMEPLPSLALGTYPVSPYEMASAFATIAGGGVRREPVAILRIEDMYGRVLYEAKPREQQVVAPQYAYILTHLMQSVFDDGGTGRRVSDLIKRPVAGKTGTTNTDAWMVGYTPELATAVWVGYDKGRAVTSVEAHTASPIFADFTERTLSAVPPKLFEVPEGVTTVYIDPATGLLATADCPNPRLESFIAGTEPTESCAGHGAEPLPGQQDAPHQEQERNWWDDLKRWWNS
- a CDS encoding alpha/beta hydrolase — translated: MAGERYRKDWPTSTETPAKATVVLVHGQGEHSGRYAHVAAALNAAGYDVVSGDLPGHGRSGGLRGHIDRFDEFVDVVSSWIEDARSRRPDMPVFLLGHSVGGLVAARLLQTSPLVGALSGVVLTSPAFRLRFPIPPWKEALGRRLDGVLPRLRMPSGLKQQRVTRSEDVLLATAADPLMVYVASVRFYNELLRAQTAALAEAEAIALPLLLLHGGADEIIAPEPSLDFGRRVASTDKDVRLLPGLHHEIMNEPERDDVLRDIVGWLDRHAGAAET
- a CDS encoding carbohydrate binding domain-containing protein, which encodes MFESVIGRWKKFAPVALSAALIGAVVLPAAPDSNASAADAVVVPRTFSVPEDLGTQVTAPNTFNAAFGAEDGKDVMYTTVAGSAVHSAIFSVVDLDTNRVVRELPLSGGGQSWGHAIDSQGNVYTVAGNALYVYSPVTKQVRTIGAVPEATSLYSIVVDESDRVYGGGYPSGKVFVYDPAQDELTLLTDRLAEAQQYVRGIAYYEGYLYAGTGTKGGLFRIDPADGAKTQIPFPENALFSPADAPTVYSMNAVGHYLFVMMSTSPTSLFIYDLENERWVDIVENYRGLFVSPEKDGKVYFPADGELKTFDLTTEEVAGTGIAFGTYIRTGAWVELDDQEQFPGASLVTVTFNGAPLIANVEKGVATSFPSIISGTPVSIQSIATGPDGLIYSTGYQGTKGARYDIDTGEIEHFRMGQAEGMIAWGDKVVFGEYPGGYIYELDTKQPIGDDNPKSIYHIGGKQDRPFALAVSPDRLFIGTIPKTGELGGALTVYDGTEWKVFAEMFQPGGPLEYQSVMGLAYHDGMLYGSTTVWGGLGIDPAADKAKVFVWDVAEERLVTAFSPDVAQASGVAARSIGGLSVGPDGLLWAAAYGTIFAMDPADGYKVAKQKEIYPTNWDFSHYWVPVKLLWDPKGDGVLYTTLGSAVTAVDTNTMAHAQVPGTKTNLMTIGPDGNLYFNTADMLKKITVSQEMPPLYADVAVPLVNNGFETQTADGTIPGWDNFGRSTTAGYYEISGSRASEGESSLRVFDSTDTQEVGVISLPFAVEPGAEYKVSADIYLASGRTIAAMRYYDANGQEIKLTPAPAAYHQGSLGAWSSANFSSIAPEGAVAGRIVLFCSLGWATDAYYDNVKVTKSVPFELPPEQPVLGQLKLTNPGFESAGADGAIPGWTQRNLDKYTADAYVRLSQDTVKSGTQSLLLYDNSTTIEVAAESDFIPVVGGKTYTASVDVYRGDNPPGRSSNRPILQTRYYDANKVMLSTSAAVNPGPWSKEATVPQGRWGTEALTNTAHAAAKYMRVFMVVPATYVANAYIDNVQVSTALEPSEVASFRMYEEPYSHLTAGSDVVFKAAASEGASIVVEENGVVVAEAPAAGLDAPVSVTVPSPEAGSHDYIAYAVKGISRSAPYAISATVHALSDLALVPDALELLTGETKPIAATAWFGPLAVDVVPEVTVASGEAVSVSGASATGVAAGEAVLSVAYGGMQKTLRASVGRGALESIRIALPKSTIGIGESVTVQVYGTYDNPFDADREEVVLKEGVALTAEPAGVVSIQGLTVTGATKGNAVIRIEYEGLSASAEIVVERGDTGGPPDPEAPRLAAIRLDLSETRIDVGQIATAQVFGIYTGATTPVALTEDVALSAVASGVVSVDGLTLTGIGEGHTFIRAEYGGKTATAAIVVRSRDANGPPEPNGPKRGSMPPAGEE
- a CDS encoding extracellular solute-binding protein; this encodes MAKPDRKTFVDRSNQLIAHIRTNLANGTYQVGDYLPSEVAFAEQFDLSKNSVRAAMGKLVEEGLIRKVPRVGTQVAASGRQNALRLGLYPSLYADAKLNDLLASYRREHPEVRVETVTLPYSNPDSIRQLLAYGVVDVVLLNNLDYLYFRDNSLLSLFEPQAPQASSFPFLNKLFMEHTEPDRVFLRPFVFSPVILCYNRDHFREAGAFEPDSSWTWGDLRQTLKKLAGESRYGLFFHLSSNNRWPIFLLQNGVSFAREDGLPHPGRSNRLEAFRDVRELIHEDGLFPRMLSFSLHDVELLFKQEKVSVILTTYYRLNELADAGFPFDIAQLPRSEGGSADTLLLCTGVGVNASSAQKKEAESLASFLLSEEAATTIRRGTFTLPANKRVADGIASELPNAPRRFDIYREMIPSFAAHDRLGLVPEEIETFGKCLGQYYSKLIDEEGLIQMFHTLIREGKTHTQG
- a CDS encoding YwhD family protein; the encoded protein is MGAHVEVGGKKINALNVVSNKEHKGFGAGSIDLNNVSAVIIDKDGEEAYIDLGALHAKSKVEKGIKFSANKEDVPNGRRCWIVWIAVDKREEGMYYAGATACEMLVDTEARRGWKILADHVNKMDYAMKRRIVLDGLSDGEKAALKRCLIEYNEGMWDASTDELKEKLG